The proteins below are encoded in one region of Oreochromis niloticus isolate F11D_XX linkage group LG6, O_niloticus_UMD_NMBU, whole genome shotgun sequence:
- the ccdc85al gene encoding coiled-coil domain containing 85A, like isoform X2 produces the protein MEKATPPPQPGLQLSIAKTESPAEDISGLTDEELLKWTKEDLVRRLRRSEADKMSVILDHGNLIREVNRSLQLHLNEIRGLKDINQKLQEDNRELRDLCCFLDDDRQKGKRVSREWQRLGRYSASIMRKEVTLYLQKLKELELRQEEVIRENLELKELCLLLDEEKGIVGGGGGIGGSGGGGSVGMGGCRNSIDSQNSLLLVPGQGLLMRDVGDGSSTSSAGSADSSDHPHHKQPHLAAGVGGVGSGGEKGSPELLHKPRCSSISGIGGVIGGDREVSSPEHPAGRHRSTSLEYPYTLPQLCRPRCGSISVPDHSRVMRGLSPEKYGRNVGHRSPEQHPKHHSSDLVLGQRQHFLGQGGTGELYQRHNRSSISSTGCGSPEPRQAHLGTGEHHEKGCFIQGGSPETHRHQYSMSPDHVKFGSPVREGQRRPAGDELSPHHRSIYNGMNALTLPLDPNLATHASQREDGLQ, from the exons ATGGAGAAAGCGACTCCACCGCCCCAGCCTGGGCTTCAGCTCTCGATAGCGAAGACTGAAAGTCCAGCAGAGGACATCTCCGGTCTGACTGACGAGGAACTGCTCAAGTGGACCAAGGAGGATCTGGTGCGCCGACTCAGGCGGTCTGAGGCCGACAAGATGAGCGTGATTCTGGACCACGGGAATCTCATCCGGGAGGTCAATCGTAGCCTCCAGCTGCACTTAAACGAAATCAGGGGGCTGAAG GACATTAACCAGAAGCTGCAGGAGGACAATCGTGAGCTGCGGGACTTGTGCTGCTTCTTAGATGATGATCGTCAAAAAGGAAAGCGTGTGTCCAGAGAGTGGCAGCGTCTGGGACGTTACAGTGCCAGCATAATGCGTAAAGAGGTGACCCTTTACCTCCAGAAACTCAAGGAGCTAGAGCTTCGACAAGAAGAGGTAATCCGGGAGAACCTGGAGCTGAAGGAGCTCTGTCTTCTACTGGATGAAGAAAAGGGGATAGTAGGTGGTGGAGGTGGCATTGGGGGAAGTGGAGGTGGAGGCAGTGTGGGAATGGGAGGGTGCCGTAACTCCATAGACAGCCAGAATAGCTTGCTGCTAGTGCCTGGCCAGGGGCTGCTAATGAGAGACGTAGGGGATGGAAGCAGCACTTCCAGTGCAGGAAGTGCTGACAGCTCTGATCACCCTCACCATAAACAGCCTCACCTGGCTGCAGGAGTGGGTGGGGTTGGCAGTGGTGGGGAAAAAGGAAGCCCTGAGCTTCTACATAAACCCAGGTGTAGCAGCATCAGTGGAATAGGAGGTGTAATTGGAGGAGACAGGGAGGTGTCCAGTCCTGAGCACCCAGCTGGGCGCCATCGGAGTACAAGCCTGGAGTACCCATACACCCTCCCTCAGCTCTGCCGGCCCCGCTGCGGCTCTATATCTGTGCCTGACCATAGCCGGGTCATGCGGGGCCTTAGTCCTGAAAAATATGGAAGGAACGTGGGCCACCGAAGTCCGGAGCAGCACCCCAAGCACCACAGCTCTGACCTCGTCCTGGGCCAGAGGCAGCACTTCCTAGGTCAGGGAGGCACCGGGGAGCTCTATCAGCGGCACAACAGGAGCAGCATCAGTAGTACAGGATGTGGAAGCCCAGAGCCCCGGCAGGCACATTTGGGGACTGGAGAGCACCATGAAAAGGGCTGTTTCATCCAGGGGGGCAGCCCGGAAACTCACAGGCACCAATACAGCATGAGCCCTGACCATGTGAAGTTTGGCAGCCCAGTGAGGGAAGGGCAGAGGAGGCCGGCTGGAGATGAGCTGTCACCACATCATCGGAGCATCTATAATGGCATGAATG CTTTGACGCTTCCTCTTGACCCCAACTTGGCGACCCACGCCTCTCAAAGGGAGGACGGGTTGCAGTGA
- the ccdc85al gene encoding coiled-coil domain containing 85A, like isoform X1, with product MEKATPPPQPGLQLSIAKTESPAEDISGLTDEELLKWTKEDLVRRLRRSEADKMSVILDHGNLIREVNRSLQLHLNEIRGLKDINQKLQEDNRELRDLCCFLDDDRQKGKRVSREWQRLGRYSASIMRKEVTLYLQKLKELELRQEEVIRENLELKELCLLLDEEKGIVGGGGGIGGSGGGGSVGMGGCRNSIDSQNSLLLVPGQGLLMRDVGDGSSTSSAGSADSSDHPHHKQPHLAAGVGGVGSGGEKGSPELLHKPRCSSISGIGGVIGGDREVSSPEHPAGRHRSTSLEYPYTLPQLCRPRCGSISVPDHSRVMRGLSPEKYGRNVGHRSPEQHPKHHSSDLVLGQRQHFLGQGGTGELYQRHNRSSISSTGCGSPEPRQAHLGTGEHHEKGCFIQGGSPETHRHQYSMSPDHVKFGSPVREGQRRPAGDELSPHHRSIYNGMNALISAGCCTNNCRNVKLWDSFDASS from the exons ATGGAGAAAGCGACTCCACCGCCCCAGCCTGGGCTTCAGCTCTCGATAGCGAAGACTGAAAGTCCAGCAGAGGACATCTCCGGTCTGACTGACGAGGAACTGCTCAAGTGGACCAAGGAGGATCTGGTGCGCCGACTCAGGCGGTCTGAGGCCGACAAGATGAGCGTGATTCTGGACCACGGGAATCTCATCCGGGAGGTCAATCGTAGCCTCCAGCTGCACTTAAACGAAATCAGGGGGCTGAAG GACATTAACCAGAAGCTGCAGGAGGACAATCGTGAGCTGCGGGACTTGTGCTGCTTCTTAGATGATGATCGTCAAAAAGGAAAGCGTGTGTCCAGAGAGTGGCAGCGTCTGGGACGTTACAGTGCCAGCATAATGCGTAAAGAGGTGACCCTTTACCTCCAGAAACTCAAGGAGCTAGAGCTTCGACAAGAAGAGGTAATCCGGGAGAACCTGGAGCTGAAGGAGCTCTGTCTTCTACTGGATGAAGAAAAGGGGATAGTAGGTGGTGGAGGTGGCATTGGGGGAAGTGGAGGTGGAGGCAGTGTGGGAATGGGAGGGTGCCGTAACTCCATAGACAGCCAGAATAGCTTGCTGCTAGTGCCTGGCCAGGGGCTGCTAATGAGAGACGTAGGGGATGGAAGCAGCACTTCCAGTGCAGGAAGTGCTGACAGCTCTGATCACCCTCACCATAAACAGCCTCACCTGGCTGCAGGAGTGGGTGGGGTTGGCAGTGGTGGGGAAAAAGGAAGCCCTGAGCTTCTACATAAACCCAGGTGTAGCAGCATCAGTGGAATAGGAGGTGTAATTGGAGGAGACAGGGAGGTGTCCAGTCCTGAGCACCCAGCTGGGCGCCATCGGAGTACAAGCCTGGAGTACCCATACACCCTCCCTCAGCTCTGCCGGCCCCGCTGCGGCTCTATATCTGTGCCTGACCATAGCCGGGTCATGCGGGGCCTTAGTCCTGAAAAATATGGAAGGAACGTGGGCCACCGAAGTCCGGAGCAGCACCCCAAGCACCACAGCTCTGACCTCGTCCTGGGCCAGAGGCAGCACTTCCTAGGTCAGGGAGGCACCGGGGAGCTCTATCAGCGGCACAACAGGAGCAGCATCAGTAGTACAGGATGTGGAAGCCCAGAGCCCCGGCAGGCACATTTGGGGACTGGAGAGCACCATGAAAAGGGCTGTTTCATCCAGGGGGGCAGCCCGGAAACTCACAGGCACCAATACAGCATGAGCCCTGACCATGTGAAGTTTGGCAGCCCAGTGAGGGAAGGGCAGAGGAGGCCGGCTGGAGATGAGCTGTCACCACATCATCGGAGCATCTATAATGGCATGAATG CTTTGATATCAGCCGGCTGCTGCACCAACAACTGTAGAAATGTCAAGCTATGGGACAG CTTTGACGCTTCCTCTTGA
- the sec23b gene encoding protein transport protein Sec23B, translating into MTTYQEFIQQNEDRDGVRFSWNLWPSSRLEATRLVVPVSCLFTPLKERPNLPPVQYEPVLCSRANCKAVLNPLCQVDFRAKIWACNFCFQRNPFPPSYAGISDVNQPAELMPQFSTIEYIVQRGPAAPLIFLYVVDTCLEEEDLQALKESLQMSLSLLPPNALVGLITFGRMVQVHELSCEGIAKSYVFRGTKDLTAKQIQEMLGLTKPAVAGQQGRPLAPQDAAATCKFLQPVHRVDMNLTDLLGELQRDPWPVPQGKRPLRSTGVALSVAVGLLEGTFPNTGARVMLFIGGPPTQGPGMVVGDELKTPIRSWHDIQKDNARHLKKATKYYEALANRSATNGHSIDIYACALDQTGLLEMKCLSNLTGGHIVMGDSFNTSLFKQTFQRVFSKDYNGDFRMAFGGVLEVKTSRELKVCGAIGPCVSLNSKSPCVSENELGIGGTSQWKVCGLNPSTTLGIYFEVVNQHNAPVPQGGRGAVQFVTQYQHSNTQRRIRVTTIARNWADAQSQIQHIESSFDQEAAAVLMARLGVFRAESEEGPDVLRWLDRQLIRLCQKFGQFNKDDPTSFRLSESLSLYPQFMFHLRRSPFLQVFNNSPDESSYYRHHFVRQDLTQSLIMIQPILYSYSFHGPPEPVLLDSSSILPDRILLMDTFFQLVIYHGETIAQWRKAGYQEMAEYENFKQLLQAPLDDAQEILQTRFPMPRYIDTEHGGSQARFLLSKVNPSQTHNNLYAWGQETGAPILTDDVSLQVFMDHLKKLAVSSSA; encoded by the exons ATGACAACCTACCAGGAGTTTATTCAACAAAATGAGGACAGAGATGGGGTGAGATTCAGCTGGAACCTCTGGCCCTCGAGCCGCCTGGAAGCCACCAGGCTGGTAGTCCCTGTCTCCTGCCTCTTCACACCTCTCAAAGAGAGGCCCAACTTGCCACCGGTCCAGTATGAGCCGGTTCTTTGCAGCCGGGCCAACTGTAAGGCAGTGCTCAACCCACTATG TCAAGTTGACTTCAGAGCAAAAATATGGGCCTGCAACTTCTGCTTCCAGAGAAACCCT ttccCTCCCTCCTACGCAGGCATATCAGACGTGAACCAGCCAGCTGAGCTTATGCCACAGTTTTCTACAATTGAGTACATAGTACAG CGTGGTCCTGCAGCTCCTCTCATCTTCCTGTATGTGGTGGACACATGTTTGGAAGAAGAAGATCTCCAGGCCCTCAAGGAGTCTCTCCAGATGTCCCTCAGTCTGCTGCCCCCCAACGCTCTTGTGGGCCTCATCACATTTGGTCGCATGGTTCAAGTTCATGAGCTGAGCTGCGAGGGGATTGCTAAGAGCTATGTGTTCCGAGGCACAAAGGACCTTACCGCCAAACAGATACAG GAGATGCTGGGTTTAACAAAGCCAGCTGTAGCAGGACAACAAGGTCGTCCTTTGGCCCCTCAGGATGCTGCTGCCACTTGCAA GTTTCTTCAGCCTGTGCATCGAGTCGATATGAATCTGACAGATTTGCTGGGAGAGCTTCAGAGAGACCCGTGGCCTGTCCCTCAGGGTAAACGGCCACTCCGATCCACTGGTGTTGCGCTGTCCGTCGCTGTCGGCCTGCTGGAG GGTACATTCCCCAACACAGGGGCTCGTGTGATGCTTTTTATTGGAGGGCCACCCACCCAGGGCCCTGGAATGGTGGTGGGAGATGAGCTGAAAACTCCAATTCGTTCCTGGCATGACATCCAGAAAGACAATGCTCGCCATCTGAAAAAGGCCACCAAG taTTATGAAGCCTTGGCCAATCGTTCAGCAACAAATGGCCACAGTATTGATATCTATGCCTGCGCCCTAGACCAGACTGGACTGCTTGAAATGAAGTGCTTATCTAATCTCACTGG GGGGCACATTGTGATGGGAGACTCCTTCAATACCTCATTGTTCAAGCAAACCTTCCAGAGAGTCTTTAGTAAGGACTACAATGGTGACTTCCGCATGGCCTTCGGAGGTGTCCTGGAAGTGAAG ACCTCGAGAGAGCTGAAGGTTTGCGGTGCAATTGGACCGTGTGTTTCACTCAACTCAAAGTCTCCCTGTGTGTCAGAGAAT GAATTGGGCATTGGTGGCACCAGCCAATGGAAAGTGTGCGGTCTCAACCCCTCCACTACTTTGGGCATCTATTTTGAAGTTGTGAATCAG CACAATGCACCAGTCCCTCAGGGCGGACGTGGGGCAGTCCAGTTTGTAACCCAGTACCagcactcaaacacacaaagaaggaTACGGGTCACCACCATCGCCAGGAA CTGGGCAGATGCCCAATCTCAGATTCAGCACATCGAATCATCCTTTGACCAAGAAGCAGCTGCAGTGCTCATGGCCCGCCTGGGTGTCTTTAGGGCAGAGTCTGAAGAGGGTCCTGACGTGTTGCGTTGGCTTGACAGGCAGCTCATCCGCCTG TGTCAGAAATTTGGCCAGTTCAACAAAGATGATCCGACATCCTTTAGACTGTCAGAGTCTCTGTCCCTCTATCCACAG TTTATGTTCCACTTGCGACGGTCACCATTCCTGCAAGTTTTCAACAACAGCCCAGATGAGTCATCCTACTACAGGCATCACTTTGTCAGGCAAGACCTGACCCAGTCCCTGATCATGATCCAGCCCATCCTCTACTCGTACTCCTTCCACGGACCACCAGAG CCTGTGCTCCTGGACAGTAGCAGTATCCTGCCAGATCGAATCCTGCTGATGGACACCTTCTTCCAGCTGGTTATCTACCATGGAGAG ACCATTGCTCAATGGCGAAAAGCAGGCTACCAAGAAATGGCCGAGTATGAGAACTTCAAACAGCTGCTGCAGGCTCCACTGGATGATGCTCAAGAGATCCTACAGACACGCTTCCCCATGCCACGCTACATTGACACTGAGCACGGAGGCTCTCAGGCTCGCTTCCTGCTCTCCAAGGTCAACCCATCGCAGACCCACAACAACCTCTATGCCTGGGGACAG GAGACAGGAGCCCCGATCCTTACTGATGACGTGAGCCTGCAGGTCTTCATGGACCACTTGAAGAAACTGGCTGTTTCCAGCTCAGCATAG